The following proteins are co-located in the Marinomonas profundi genome:
- the fdhA gene encoding formaldehyde dehydrogenase, glutathione-independent, producing MSTYANRGVIYQGNGTVKVEAIPFPELAIGKRRCDHGVILKVVTTNICGSDQHMVRGRTTAEKGLVLGHEITGEVIECGRDVEFIKVGDLVSVPFNIACGRCRNCKEGKTGICLNVNPARPGAAYGYVDMGGWVGGQADYVMVPYADFNLLKFPDADQAREKIQSLTLLSDIFPTGFHGCVTAGVGPGSTVYIAGAGPVGLAAAASAHLLGAACVIVGDMVEDRLNQARSFGCETIDLTQEGDIQDKIEAILGDREVDAFVDCVGFEAHACGCNHHQESPAVVLNSAMQMTRAGGQIGIPGLYVTEDPGATDDAAKQGSLSMRFGLGWAKSHSLHTGQCPVMKYHRALMQAILFDKIDIAKAVNVQMISLDQAPQGYADFDGGAAKKFVIDPHKMVS from the coding sequence ATGAGTACATATGCAAATCGCGGTGTTATTTACCAAGGTAATGGCACGGTCAAGGTAGAAGCCATTCCCTTTCCTGAGCTCGCTATTGGCAAGCGCCGTTGTGATCATGGCGTTATTCTAAAAGTCGTTACCACTAATATTTGTGGCAGTGATCAACACATGGTTCGGGGTCGTACAACCGCAGAAAAAGGCTTGGTGCTAGGTCACGAAATCACTGGCGAAGTCATAGAGTGCGGCCGCGATGTAGAATTTATCAAGGTTGGCGATTTGGTGTCTGTGCCGTTTAACATTGCTTGTGGTCGCTGTCGTAACTGTAAAGAAGGCAAAACCGGTATTTGTCTCAACGTTAACCCTGCTCGCCCCGGTGCGGCTTATGGTTACGTGGACATGGGCGGCTGGGTTGGCGGCCAAGCGGATTATGTGATGGTGCCTTACGCCGATTTCAATTTGCTTAAATTCCCCGATGCCGATCAAGCCCGTGAGAAAATCCAAAGCCTCACGTTACTATCTGATATTTTCCCTACTGGTTTCCATGGCTGTGTCACGGCGGGCGTTGGCCCAGGCTCTACCGTTTATATCGCGGGGGCTGGCCCGGTTGGTTTAGCGGCAGCGGCTTCTGCACATTTGTTGGGCGCAGCCTGTGTGATTGTCGGTGATATGGTGGAAGATCGTCTCAATCAAGCGCGTTCTTTCGGTTGCGAAACAATCGACCTTACTCAAGAAGGTGATATTCAAGATAAAATTGAAGCCATTCTTGGTGACCGTGAAGTGGATGCGTTTGTCGATTGTGTGGGGTTTGAAGCCCACGCTTGTGGCTGTAATCACCATCAAGAATCTCCAGCGGTGGTGTTAAATTCCGCCATGCAAATGACACGCGCTGGTGGACAAATTGGTATTCCGGGTTTATATGTGACAGAAGACCCAGGGGCAACCGATGACGCGGCAAAACAAGGCAGTTTGAGCATGCGTTTTGGTCTTGGTTGGGCGAAATCTCATTCGCTTCATACCGGCCAATGCCCAGTGATGAAATACCATCGCGCCCTAATGCAAGCCATTTTGTTTGATAAAATCGACATCGCCAAAGCCGTAAACGTGCAAATGATTTCACTTGACCAAGCACCACAAGGCTATGCCGATTTTGACGGTGGCGCGGCGAAGAAATTCGTTATTGATCCACACAAAATGGTAAGTTAA